A stretch of the Mycobacterium shigaense genome encodes the following:
- a CDS encoding WhiB family transcriptional regulator, giving the protein MTSTPHTAIGSAATPIVRPHLTVVPDAPVAFEPEPLPPATPDQWQDRALCAQTDPEAFFPEKGGSTREAKKICLGCEVRHECLDYALAHDERFGIWGGLSERERRRLKRGII; this is encoded by the coding sequence ATGACTAGCACACCGCACACCGCGATTGGCTCAGCAGCGACGCCAATCGTCCGGCCGCACCTGACCGTGGTTCCGGATGCGCCAGTCGCATTCGAACCCGAGCCGTTGCCACCGGCCACCCCCGACCAATGGCAGGACCGTGCGCTGTGCGCGCAGACGGATCCCGAAGCCTTCTTTCCGGAGAAGGGCGGCTCCACCCGAGAGGCGAAGAAGATCTGCCTCGGGTGCGAGGTGCGTCATGAGTGCCTCGACTACGCCCTGGCGCACGACGAGCGCTTCGGCATCTGGGGCGGTCTGTCCGAACGGGAGCGTCGCCGCCTCAAACGCGGCATCATCTGA
- a CDS encoding metallopeptidase family protein: protein MRGPLLPPTVPGWRSRAERFDMAVLEAYEPIERRLQDRVAELDVAVDEIPRISAKDPDSVQWPPEVVADGPIALARLIPAGVDIRGNATRARIVLFRKPIERRAKDTLELGELLHEILVAQVAIYLDVEPSLIDPTIDDE, encoded by the coding sequence ATGCGCGGGCCGTTGCTGCCGCCGACGGTGCCGGGGTGGCGCAGCCGCGCCGAGCGCTTCGACATGGCCGTGCTGGAGGCCTACGAACCCATCGAGCGAAGGTTGCAGGATCGCGTGGCCGAACTCGATGTGGCGGTCGACGAGATCCCGCGCATCTCGGCCAAGGACCCCGACAGCGTGCAGTGGCCGCCGGAGGTCGTCGCCGACGGCCCGATCGCGCTCGCCCGGCTGATCCCGGCCGGCGTCGACATCCGCGGCAACGCCACTCGAGCCCGAATTGTGTTGTTCCGCAAACCCATCGAACGACGGGCCAAGGACACGCTCGAACTCGGCGAGTTGCTGCACGAGATCCTGGTGGCTCAGGTGGCCATCTACCTTGATGTCGAACCCTCGCTCATCGATCCGACGATCGACGACGAATAG
- a CDS encoding DUF3499 domain-containing protein, with translation MNVPRRCCRPGCPHYAVATLTFVYSDSTAVVGPLATAREPHSWDLCVNHAGRITAPRGWELVRHAGPLNAEPANPDEDDLVALADAVREGSPAAGAAPFVPVNGFADPHVHHTGPHATVPTSGLLAPPEQRSGRRRGHLRVLPDPSD, from the coding sequence GTGAACGTTCCCCGTCGCTGCTGCCGGCCCGGGTGTCCGCATTACGCCGTAGCGACCTTGACGTTCGTCTACTCGGACTCGACGGCAGTCGTAGGTCCACTCGCCACCGCGCGTGAACCCCACTCGTGGGACCTGTGCGTCAACCACGCCGGCCGGATCACCGCACCTCGCGGGTGGGAGCTGGTCCGCCACGCCGGGCCCCTGAACGCCGAGCCCGCCAACCCCGACGAGGACGACCTGGTCGCCCTGGCCGATGCCGTCCGCGAGGGCAGCCCGGCGGCGGGCGCCGCCCCGTTCGTGCCGGTGAACGGATTTGCTGATCCGCACGTCCACCACACCGGGCCGCACGCCACCGTGCCAACCAGCGGACTGCTGGCGCCGCCGGAGCAACGCTCCGGTCGCCGGCGGGGACACCTGCGGGTGTTGCCCGATCCCAGCGACTAG
- a CDS encoding phosphomannomutase/phosphoglucomutase, with protein sequence MSRLAETVHRVIKAYDVRGLVGDEIDEAFVGGVGAAFAKLVRGEGARRVAIGYDMRDSSPALAAAFADGVTGQGLDVVRIGLASTDQLYFASGLLDCPGAMFTASHNPAAYNGIKLCRAGAKPVGADSGLRVISEDLIAGVAPYDGPQGSISDADVLDDYGAFLRSLVDTSGLRPLRVAVDAGNGMAGHTTPAVLGAIDSITLVPLYFELDGSFPNHEANPLDPANLVDLQACVLDTGADIGLAFDGDADRCFVVDERGVPVSPSTVTSLVAARELSREIGATIIHNVITSRAVPELVTERGGTALRSRVGHSYIKAMMADTGAIFGGEHSAHYYFRDFWGADSGMLAALYVLAALGEQDRPLSELTADYQRYESSGEINFTVADAAQCTEAVLRSFGSRIHSIDHLDGVTVDLGDGSWFNLRSSNTEPLLRLNAEGRTAEDVDAVVAQVSAEIGAVAVPSGAAP encoded by the coding sequence ATGTCCCGGCTTGCCGAGACTGTCCACCGTGTCATCAAGGCCTACGACGTCCGTGGGCTGGTAGGTGACGAGATCGACGAGGCGTTCGTCGGCGGCGTCGGGGCGGCCTTCGCGAAGTTGGTGCGCGGCGAGGGCGCCCGGCGCGTGGCGATCGGTTACGACATGCGGGACAGCTCGCCGGCGCTCGCCGCGGCCTTCGCCGACGGGGTGACCGGTCAGGGCCTCGACGTAGTGCGCATCGGACTGGCCTCGACCGATCAGTTGTATTTCGCCTCGGGGCTGCTGGATTGCCCCGGCGCGATGTTCACCGCGAGCCACAACCCCGCCGCCTACAACGGCATCAAGCTGTGCCGGGCGGGGGCCAAACCCGTCGGGGCCGACAGCGGGCTGCGGGTGATCAGCGAGGACCTGATCGCCGGCGTCGCCCCCTACGACGGGCCGCAGGGCAGCATCTCGGATGCCGATGTGCTCGACGATTACGGCGCATTCCTGCGATCGCTGGTGGACACGTCCGGCTTGCGGCCGTTGCGGGTTGCGGTGGACGCCGGCAACGGCATGGCCGGACACACCACGCCGGCCGTGCTGGGCGCCATCGACTCGATCACCTTGGTGCCGTTGTACTTCGAGCTCGACGGTTCGTTTCCCAACCACGAGGCCAACCCGCTGGACCCGGCAAACCTGGTCGACCTGCAGGCCTGTGTGCTCGACACCGGCGCGGATATCGGGCTCGCCTTCGACGGGGACGCCGACCGCTGCTTCGTGGTCGACGAGCGCGGGGTGCCGGTCTCGCCGTCGACGGTGACCAGTCTGGTCGCTGCCCGCGAGCTGAGCCGCGAGATTGGCGCCACGATCATCCACAACGTCATCACGTCGCGCGCGGTGCCCGAACTCGTCACCGAGCGTGGTGGCACGGCCTTGCGCTCGCGGGTGGGGCACTCCTATATCAAGGCAATGATGGCCGACACCGGTGCGATCTTCGGCGGCGAGCACTCCGCGCACTACTACTTCCGGGACTTCTGGGGAGCCGACTCGGGCATGCTCGCGGCGCTGTACGTCCTGGCCGCCCTTGGTGAGCAGGACCGCCCGCTGTCCGAGCTGACCGCGGACTACCAGCGCTACGAATCGTCGGGCGAAATCAACTTCACCGTGGCCGACGCCGCGCAATGTACGGAAGCCGTGCTGAGGTCGTTCGGCAGCCGGATCCACTCCATCGATCACCTGGACGGGGTGACCGTCGACCTGGGCGACGGCAGCTGGTTCAACCTGCGCAGCTCGAACACCGAGCCGTTGTTGCGCCTCAATGCCGAGGGCCGCACCGCCGAGGACGTCGATGCGGTGGTCGCGCAGGTCAGCGCCGAGATCGGCGCGGTGGCGGTGCCCAGTGGGGCCGCACCGTGA
- a CDS encoding TobH protein codes for MNTTRAIDLEDTDGLLAADRDGLLRAASSAGAQVRAAAAAVDEGALESLRTEDRARSVIWVAGRGTAETAGAMLAATLGGAASAPITLVSEAPPWVGPLDVLVVAADDPGDPALVGAAATGVRRGARVVVVAPYEGPLRDVTAGRAAVLAPRLRVPDEFGLCRYLAAGLATLHAVDPRLSVDLAALADELDAEALRNSAGRELFTNPAKTIAARMSDRQVALAGDCAATLALARHASSILLRIAHHVVAAAGLADAVVALRSAAHAGSGLGQAPSSVDALFHDEEIDGPLPQRVRVLALTLTDDRTVAAARVAGLDDAHIVTAEDVPDAPQPSTGAGRAEQQLAVLAVRLEMAAVYLRLVRG; via the coding sequence GTGAACACCACCCGGGCGATCGATCTCGAGGACACCGACGGCCTGCTCGCCGCCGACCGCGACGGCCTGCTGCGCGCCGCCTCGTCGGCCGGCGCCCAGGTGCGGGCCGCCGCCGCCGCGGTCGACGAGGGCGCGCTGGAATCGCTGCGCACCGAGGATCGCGCCCGCAGCGTGATCTGGGTGGCTGGCCGCGGGACCGCCGAGACGGCCGGGGCGATGCTGGCGGCGACACTCGGGGGCGCGGCGTCGGCCCCGATCACGCTGGTCAGTGAGGCCCCGCCGTGGGTGGGTCCGCTCGACGTGCTGGTCGTCGCGGCCGACGATCCCGGCGATCCCGCCCTCGTCGGTGCCGCCGCGACCGGCGTGCGCCGCGGCGCGCGGGTCGTGGTCGTCGCCCCGTACGAAGGTCCGCTGCGGGACGTCACCGCCGGGCGGGCCGCGGTGCTGGCGCCGCGGTTGCGGGTGCCCGACGAGTTCGGGTTGTGCCGCTACCTGGCCGCCGGTTTGGCCACGTTGCACGCCGTGGACCCGAGGCTGAGCGTCGACCTGGCGGCGCTGGCCGACGAACTGGACGCCGAGGCGCTGCGCAACAGCGCCGGGCGCGAGCTGTTCACCAATCCGGCCAAGACCATCGCCGCGCGGATGTCCGACCGACAGGTCGCGCTCGCCGGTGACTGCGCCGCGACGCTGGCACTGGCCCGGCACGCCAGCTCGATCCTGTTGCGCATCGCCCACCACGTGGTGGCCGCCGCCGGGCTGGCCGATGCGGTGGTCGCGCTGCGCTCGGCCGCCCACGCCGGCTCCGGATTGGGTCAAGCGCCCTCCTCGGTCGACGCCTTGTTCCACGACGAAGAGATCGACGGACCGCTGCCGCAGCGGGTGCGGGTGCTGGCGCTCACCTTGACCGACGACCGGACGGTCGCGGCTGCCCGGGTGGCCGGGCTCGACGACGCGCACATCGTCACGGCCGAGGACGTGCCCGACGCGCCGCAGCCGTCGACCGGTGCGGGACGGGCCGAACAGCAACTGGCAGTATTGGCCGTCCGGCTGGAGATGGCCGCCGTTTACTTGCGACTGGTACGGGGATAA
- the manA gene encoding mannose-6-phosphate isomerase, class I yields the protein MELLRGALRTYAWGSRTAIAEFTGRPIPAAHPEAELWFGAHPGDPAWLETEGGETSLIQALAADPEGQLGAASRARFGDVLPFLVKVLAADEPLSLQAHPSAEQAVEGYLREEKLGIPVASPVRNYRDTSHKPEVLVALQPFEALAGFRHASRTTELLRALAVSDLDPYIELLNDQSDADGLRALFTTWITAPQPDIDVLVPAVLDGAIQYLSSGATEFAAEAKTVLELGERYPDDAGVLAALLLNRITLAPGEAIYLPAGNLHTYLRGFAIEVMANSDNVLRGGLTPKHVDVPELLRVLDFAPTAESQLRPHVHHEGIGLIYETPAAEFAVALLSIDGENLGHEVDASSSHEGPQILLCAEGSTTVHGKTGSLALTRGQAAWVPADDGPIRLVSREPTKVFRATVGL from the coding sequence GTGGAACTGCTTCGCGGAGCCTTGCGGACCTACGCCTGGGGATCGCGCACCGCCATCGCCGAATTCACCGGGCGTCCGATCCCGGCGGCCCATCCCGAGGCCGAGCTGTGGTTCGGCGCGCACCCCGGCGACCCGGCCTGGCTCGAGACCGAGGGCGGCGAGACGTCCCTGATTCAGGCCCTGGCCGCCGACCCGGAGGGCCAGCTCGGCGCCGCGTCACGCGCCCGGTTCGGCGACGTGCTGCCGTTCCTGGTCAAGGTGCTGGCCGCCGACGAGCCGTTGTCGCTGCAGGCCCACCCCAGTGCCGAGCAGGCCGTCGAGGGTTATCTGCGCGAGGAGAAGCTGGGCATTCCGGTGGCTTCGCCGGTGCGCAACTACCGCGACACGTCGCACAAGCCCGAAGTGTTGGTGGCGCTGCAGCCGTTCGAGGCTCTGGCCGGTTTTCGCCACGCGTCGCGCACCACGGAATTGCTGCGGGCCCTGGCGGTCTCCGACCTCGACCCCTACATCGAGTTGCTGAACGATCAGTCCGACGCGGACGGATTACGGGCGCTGTTCACCACCTGGATCACCGCGCCGCAGCCGGACATCGACGTGCTCGTGCCCGCCGTACTCGACGGGGCGATCCAGTATCTCAGTTCGGGCGCAACGGAATTCGCCGCCGAAGCCAAGACGGTGCTCGAACTCGGCGAGCGCTATCCCGACGATGCCGGCGTGCTGGCGGCGTTGCTGCTCAACCGCATCACTCTGGCCCCGGGCGAGGCCATCTATCTGCCGGCCGGCAACCTGCACACCTATCTGCGCGGGTTCGCGATCGAGGTGATGGCGAACTCGGACAACGTTTTGCGCGGCGGCCTGACCCCCAAGCACGTGGATGTGCCGGAGTTGCTGCGGGTGTTGGACTTCGCGCCCACCGCCGAGTCGCAGCTGCGGCCGCACGTCCACCACGAGGGGATCGGGCTGATCTACGAGACTCCGGCCGCCGAGTTCGCGGTCGCGTTGTTGTCCATCGACGGCGAGAATCTGGGGCACGAGGTCGATGCGTCGTCGAGCCACGAAGGCCCGCAGATCCTGTTGTGCGCCGAAGGATCCACGACGGTCCACGGCAAGACCGGCTCGCTGGCGCTGACGCGCGGCCAGGCCGCCTGGGTGCCCGCCGACGACGGCCCGATCCGGCTGGTCTCGCGCGAGCCCACGAAGGTGTTCAGGGCGACCGTAGGTTTGTGA
- a CDS encoding FAD-dependent oxidoreductase: protein MVIGGSIAGLCAARVLADCYSKVTVYERDELPDAPANRATVPQDRHLHMLMARGAAEFENLFPGLLKDMVAAGVPILENRPDCIHLGAAGHVLGTGHSLRDEFTAYVPSRPHLEWQIRRRVQDIDNVAIRRRSVAEPRFDRARGRVTGVLLDPADGGGEPESVAADLVVDAAGRGTRLPIWLPQWGFARPAEQIVDIGINYATHYFRIPDGLIQERVVVAGASHDQSLGLGMLCYEDGTWVLTTFGVAHAKPPTTFADMLSLADRLLPRHLTDALAHAEPLGSTAFHAFPASKWHRYDKLDRFPAGIIPLGDAVVSFNPTFGQGMTMTALQAGHLRRALQRHADPAAGDLATEVNRATAKTTFPVWTMNSIGDVTFHHASTDEPAPWWWRPSGALFDQFLGAAESEPVLAEWFLRRFSLLDSLCMVPPPRIVGRTIAHNLRLWLRERRELRHAARKRAVTNLRSP from the coding sequence ATGGTGATCGGGGGCAGCATCGCGGGACTGTGCGCGGCGCGCGTGCTCGCGGATTGCTATTCGAAAGTCACCGTCTACGAGCGCGACGAGTTGCCGGATGCCCCGGCCAACCGCGCCACCGTTCCCCAGGACCGGCACCTGCACATGCTGATGGCGCGCGGGGCGGCCGAGTTCGAAAACCTCTTTCCCGGCCTGCTAAAGGACATGGTCGCCGCCGGGGTGCCGATCCTGGAGAACCGGCCGGATTGCATCCACCTGGGCGCCGCGGGTCACGTGCTGGGGACCGGGCACAGCCTGCGCGACGAATTCACCGCCTACGTCCCCAGCCGGCCCCACCTGGAGTGGCAGATCCGCCGGCGGGTGCAAGACATCGACAACGTCGCGATCCGGCGCCGCTCGGTCGCCGAGCCGCGCTTCGACCGCGCGCGGGGGCGGGTGACCGGCGTGCTGCTGGACCCCGCCGACGGCGGCGGGGAGCCGGAGTCGGTGGCCGCCGACCTGGTGGTCGACGCCGCGGGGCGCGGCACCCGGTTGCCGATCTGGTTGCCGCAGTGGGGATTTGCCCGCCCGGCCGAACAGATCGTGGACATCGGCATCAACTACGCCACGCATTACTTCCGCATTCCGGACGGACTGATCCAGGAGCGGGTCGTCGTCGCGGGCGCTTCCCACGACCAGTCGCTGGGCTTGGGTATGCTGTGCTACGAGGACGGCACCTGGGTGCTCACGACGTTCGGGGTGGCTCACGCCAAGCCGCCCACGACCTTCGCTGACATGCTGTCGCTGGCCGACAGGCTCCTGCCGCGGCACTTGACCGACGCGCTGGCACACGCGGAGCCGTTGGGCAGCACGGCATTCCACGCATTTCCGGCGAGCAAGTGGCATCGCTACGACAAGCTGGACCGCTTCCCGGCCGGCATCATCCCGCTCGGCGATGCCGTGGTCAGCTTCAATCCCACGTTCGGACAAGGCATGACGATGACGGCGCTGCAGGCCGGGCATCTGCGGCGGGCGCTACAGCGACACGCAGACCCGGCCGCCGGCGACCTTGCCACCGAAGTCAACCGCGCCACAGCCAAGACCACCTTCCCGGTCTGGACGATGAACTCGATCGGCGACGTCACCTTCCACCACGCCAGTACCGACGAACCCGCCCCCTGGTGGTGGCGGCCGTCGGGTGCGCTGTTCGACCAATTCCTGGGTGCGGCCGAGTCCGAACCCGTTCTGGCCGAATGGTTCTTGCGCCGCTTTTCGCTGCTGGACAGCCTGTGCATGGTCCCGCCGCCGCGTATCGTCGGTCGCACCATCGCGCACAACCTGCGGCTGTGGCTGCGCGAGCGCCGCGAACTGCGGCACGCCGCCAGAAAGCGGGCCGTCACAAACCTACGGTCGCCCTGA
- a CDS encoding amino acid permease: MADRANRWRTKSVEQSIDDTDEPETKLRKDLSWRDLTVFGVAVVIGAGIFTVTASTTGDITGPAIWISFVVAAITCALAALCYAEFASTLPVAGSAYTFSYATFGEFVAWIIGWNLLLELAIGAAVVSKGWSSYLGTVFGFAGGTVKLGPIDFDWGALLIVFGVAVLIAVGTKVSSRVSAVITAIKVSVVILVIVVGAFYIKVANYSPFIPKPEAGQDFSGVNQSVLSLLTGAHSSSYGWYGVLAGASIVFFAFIGFDIVATMAEETKQPQRDVPKGILVSLAIVTVLYVAVSVVLSGMVSYTRLKTVGGKPANLATAFAVNGIGWASEIIAIGALAGLTTVVMVLMLGQCRVLFAMARDGLLPRSLAKTGSRGTPVRITILVAAVVAATAGVFPITRLEEMVNVGTLFAFVLVSAGVIVLRRTRPDLPRGFRAPGVPLLPIASISACVWLMVNLTALTWVRFAVWVAVGTALYLGYGYRHSVQGRRNAGETRD; encoded by the coding sequence ATGGCCGATCGAGCCAATCGATGGCGCACGAAGTCGGTAGAACAGTCGATCGACGACACCGACGAGCCGGAGACGAAGCTGCGCAAGGACCTCTCCTGGCGCGACTTGACGGTGTTCGGTGTCGCGGTGGTGATCGGCGCCGGCATCTTCACGGTCACCGCGTCGACCACTGGCGACATCACCGGCCCCGCGATCTGGATATCGTTCGTCGTCGCGGCCATCACCTGCGCGCTGGCCGCGTTGTGTTACGCGGAATTCGCCTCGACCCTGCCGGTCGCGGGCAGCGCGTACACCTTCTCCTATGCGACCTTCGGCGAATTCGTGGCCTGGATCATCGGCTGGAACCTGTTGCTGGAGTTGGCGATCGGCGCCGCCGTGGTATCGAAGGGCTGGTCGAGTTATCTGGGTACAGTGTTCGGATTCGCCGGCGGCACAGTCAAATTGGGGCCGATCGATTTCGACTGGGGCGCGTTGCTGATCGTGTTCGGGGTGGCGGTCCTGATCGCCGTCGGCACCAAGGTGTCGTCGCGGGTCTCCGCGGTGATCACCGCGATCAAGGTGTCGGTGGTGATTCTGGTCATCGTGGTGGGCGCGTTCTACATCAAGGTCGCCAACTATTCGCCGTTCATTCCGAAACCGGAAGCCGGACAAGATTTTTCGGGCGTCAATCAATCGGTGCTGTCGCTGCTGACCGGTGCGCACAGCAGCAGTTACGGCTGGTACGGCGTGCTGGCCGGGGCGTCCATCGTGTTCTTCGCGTTCATCGGGTTCGACATTGTGGCGACCATGGCCGAGGAGACCAAGCAACCGCAGCGCGATGTTCCGAAGGGCATTCTGGTGTCGCTGGCGATCGTGACGGTCCTATACGTCGCGGTCTCGGTGGTGCTGTCCGGCATGGTGTCCTACACCCGGCTCAAGACGGTGGGCGGCAAGCCGGCGAACCTGGCCACCGCGTTCGCCGTCAATGGGATCGGTTGGGCCAGCGAAATCATCGCCATCGGGGCGCTAGCCGGTCTGACCACCGTGGTGATGGTGCTGATGCTGGGGCAGTGCCGGGTGCTGTTCGCGATGGCGCGCGACGGGCTGTTGCCGCGGTCGCTGGCCAAGACGGGCAGCCGCGGCACCCCGGTCCGGATCACCATCCTGGTCGCCGCGGTGGTGGCCGCGACCGCCGGGGTGTTCCCGATCACCAGGCTGGAGGAGATGGTCAACGTCGGGACGCTGTTCGCCTTCGTCCTGGTGTCGGCCGGCGTCATCGTGCTGCGCCGCACCCGGCCGGACCTGCCACGCGGGTTCCGCGCGCCGGGGGTGCCGCTGCTTCCCATCGCCTCGATCAGTGCCTGCGTGTGGCTGATGGTGAACCTGACCGCGCTGACCTGGGTGCGGTTCGCCGTCTGGGTGGCGGTCGGCACGGCGCTCTATCTGGGTTACGGCTACCGCCATTCCGTGCAGGGCCGCCGCAACGCCGGTGAGACGCGCGACTAG
- a CDS encoding alkane 1-monooxygenase, giving the protein MTTLEAPVWQDKKRRLWLMGLIAPTALFVMLPLTWGLNQLGWHAAAQVPLWIGPILLYVLLPILDLHFGPDGQNPPDEVMEQLEHDKYYRYCTYAYIPFQYLSVVLGAYLFTASDLHWLGFDGGLGWAGKLGVALSVGVLGGVGINTAHEMGHKKDALERWLSKITLAQTCYGHFYIEHNRGHHVHVATLEDPASSRFGETFWEFLPRSVVGSLRSSLRLEAQRIRRQGASPWHPKTYLSNDVLNAWLMSVVLWGALIAIFGTGLIPFVAIQAVFGFSLLETVNYLEHYGLLREKTVNGRYERCAPVHSWNSDHVVTNLFLYHLQRHSDHHANPTRRYQTLRSMAGAPNLPSGYASMISLTYFPPLWRKVMDHRVLAHYDGDITKVNIHPRVRDRVLERYAA; this is encoded by the coding sequence ATGACCACACTCGAAGCCCCCGTCTGGCAGGACAAGAAACGTCGCCTCTGGCTGATGGGGCTGATCGCCCCGACCGCGTTGTTCGTGATGCTCCCGCTGACCTGGGGGCTCAATCAGCTCGGCTGGCACGCCGCCGCGCAGGTGCCGCTGTGGATCGGGCCGATCCTGCTCTACGTCTTGCTGCCGATACTGGACCTGCACTTCGGGCCGGACGGGCAGAACCCGCCTGACGAGGTGATGGAGCAGCTGGAACACGACAAGTACTACCGGTACTGCACCTACGCCTACATCCCGTTCCAGTACCTCAGCGTGGTGCTGGGCGCGTACCTGTTCACCGCGTCGGATCTGCACTGGCTCGGGTTTGACGGCGGGTTGGGCTGGGCCGGAAAGCTCGGCGTGGCGCTGTCGGTCGGTGTGCTCGGCGGCGTCGGCATCAACACCGCGCACGAGATGGGCCACAAGAAGGACGCGCTGGAGCGGTGGCTGTCGAAGATTACCCTGGCGCAGACCTGCTACGGCCACTTCTACATCGAGCACAACCGTGGCCACCACGTGCACGTCGCCACCCTGGAGGATCCGGCGTCGTCGCGCTTCGGCGAGACGTTCTGGGAATTCTTGCCGCGCAGCGTCGTCGGCAGCCTGCGCTCGTCCCTGCGGCTTGAGGCCCAGCGCATCCGCAGGCAGGGTGCCAGCCCGTGGCACCCCAAGACGTACCTGTCCAACGACGTGCTCAACGCCTGGCTGATGTCGGTGGTGCTGTGGGGCGCGCTGATCGCCATCTTCGGGACGGGCCTGATCCCGTTCGTCGCCATCCAGGCGGTCTTCGGCTTCAGCCTGCTGGAAACGGTCAACTACCTCGAGCACTACGGGCTGCTGCGGGAAAAGACGGTCAACGGCCGCTACGAGCGCTGCGCGCCCGTGCACAGCTGGAACTCCGACCACGTCGTCACCAACCTGTTCCTGTACCACCTGCAGCGGCACAGCGATCACCATGCCAATCCCACCCGGCGCTACCAGACTCTGCGCAGCATGGCGGGCGCGCCCAATCTGCCGAGCGGGTACGCATCCATGATCTCGCTGACCTACTTCCCGCCGCTGTGGCGCAAGGTGATGGACCATCGGGTGCTGGCGCACTACGACGGCGACATCACCAAGGTCAACATCCACCCGCGGGTGCGCGACCGGGTGCTCGAGCGGTACGCGGCATGA
- a CDS encoding rubredoxin: MTAYRCPGCDYTYEEAKGAPREGFRPGTPFADIPDDWCCPDCAVREKVDFEEVGVNS; encoded by the coding sequence ATGACCGCCTACCGCTGTCCCGGCTGCGACTACACCTACGAAGAAGCCAAAGGCGCTCCGCGGGAAGGCTTTCGGCCCGGCACGCCGTTCGCCGACATCCCCGACGACTGGTGCTGCCCCGATTGCGCCGTGCGCGAGAAGGTCGATTTCGAAGAAGTGGGAGTGAACTCGTGA
- a CDS encoding rubredoxin: protein MNDYKLFVCVQCGFEYDEARGWPEDGIEPGTRWDDIPDDWSCPDCGAAKSDFEMVEIARS, encoded by the coding sequence GTGAATGACTACAAACTGTTCGTGTGCGTGCAGTGCGGCTTCGAGTACGACGAAGCCCGCGGCTGGCCGGAGGATGGCATCGAGCCCGGCACCCGCTGGGACGACATCCCCGACGACTGGAGCTGCCCGGATTGCGGCGCCGCCAAATCCGACTTCGAGATGGTCGAGATCGCTCGTTCCTGA
- the alkX gene encoding TetR family transcriptional regulator AlkX — MKRIPYAEASRDLLRNSVLDGMRELLGTRDWSAITLSDVARAAGISRQTIYNEFGSRQGLAQGYALRLADRLVDAVHAAIDANVGHVYEAFLEGFRAFFAESAADPLVISLLTGVAKPDLLQIITTDSGPIITRASERLTVAFTHSWVATSDEDAGVLARAIVRLALSYVSMPPEADHDVAQDLARLMTPFAERHGVINVP; from the coding sequence GTGAAGCGGATTCCCTACGCCGAGGCATCGCGGGATCTGCTGCGCAATTCGGTACTGGACGGCATGCGCGAGCTGCTCGGGACCCGCGATTGGTCCGCGATCACGCTGTCCGACGTGGCCCGTGCCGCGGGCATCAGCCGGCAGACGATCTACAACGAGTTCGGCTCCCGGCAGGGCCTGGCCCAGGGGTATGCGCTGCGCTTGGCCGACCGCCTGGTCGACGCGGTCCACGCCGCCATCGACGCCAACGTCGGTCACGTCTACGAAGCGTTCCTGGAGGGCTTCCGAGCCTTCTTCGCCGAATCGGCGGCCGACCCGCTGGTGATCTCGCTGCTGACCGGCGTCGCGAAGCCGGACCTGCTGCAGATCATCACCACCGACAGCGGCCCGATCATCACGCGGGCGTCGGAGCGGTTGACCGTGGCGTTCACCCACAGCTGGGTCGCCACCAGCGACGAGGACGCCGGCGTGCTGGCGCGCGCCATCGTGCGGCTGGCGCTGAGCTACGTATCGATGCCGCCGGAAGCCGACCACGACGTCGCGCAGGATCTCGCCCGGTTGATGACGCCCTTCGCGGAGCGTCACGGCGTCATCAACGTCCCCTGA